The genomic window GGCGACAGCTGCAACTGCGGCTCCGGCGGCTGCGGTAGCGACAGCCCGGCGGAAGCCGCGCCCGCGCAGATCGATCTCGACGCCGTCCGCCAGGCAGCCAACCGCGCGGATCAGTAGCCGATCCCCGGCCAAATAGCCCGCCGCGCGCTCGACCCGCAGCACCCACCACTATTGTCACTGTGACGTAATGATTGTGGTGGGTGATTTTGTCTCTCGCGTTGCCCGCGTGGGGCCCGAGCCGACGCAAGGATAGCCTGCCGTAAATAGTCTCCCCGCCGGCCGAGGGATAGAGTAGGGGGCATGACTATGAAGTGTTCGCGTCGCATGTTCCTGATCGGGACGGCCACCACCTTCGCTGGCGCCTACCTCGCCGCCTGCGGCAAGCAGGCCTCGGCGGAGATCGCCGCCACCGAGATCCCGGTCGGCTCCGCCGTCATCGTCGACAACGTGATTTTCGCCCAGCCGGAGGAGGGGCTCTTCAAGGCCTACTCGCAAACCTGCCCCCACCAGGGCAACCCCATCACCGAGGTGGAGGGCTCCCACGTCATCTGCACCTCCCACTACACCGAGTACGACATCACCGACGGCTCGGTCGTCTCCGGGCCCGGCCGCGATCCGCTAGAAGAGATCTCCGTGGAAGACGACGGCACCACCGTAAAGACCGTCTAAGGTTTCACGTGAAACCCCGCCGCCGAGGGGGAGGCGGGGCGTAAACTGCGGTACATGCTCAACGCACTGCGCCGACTAGACCCGCTCATCGTCCTGATCATCACGGCGGTGATGATCGCGATCGTCTTGCCCGCCCGGGGACAGTTTGCCGAGGTCTTCGCGGTACTCACCAACATCGCGATCGCGCTGCTCTTCTTCCTCTACGGCGCCCGGCTATCCACCCGGGAGGCGCTCGCCGGCCTGCAGCACTGGCGGCTCCACTTGACCATCCTGGCGGCCACCTTCGTGCTGTACCCGCTCATCGGCATGGCGCTGCGGCCCCTGTCCTTCGCCGTGGGCGACGAGCTCTACCTGGGCATCCTCTACCTGACGCTGGTCCCATCCACTGTGCAGTCCTCGGTTGCCTTCACCTCCATCGCGCGCGGCAACGTGGCGGGGTCCATCGTCTCCGCCTCGCTATCCAACCTCGCCGGAGTCATCCTCACCCCGCTGCTGGTGATGCTGTGCATGGGCGCCGGGCACGGCATCCACATCGACTCCTCGGTCTTTCTGGAGATTTCCCTCCTGCTGCTCCTGCCCTTCGTCCTGGGGCAGCTGACTCGCCGCTGGGTGAAGAACTTCGCGGCCCACAAGGCCACCAAGGTGGTCGACCGCGGCTCCATCGCGATGGTGGTCTACTCCGCCTTTTCCTCCGGCGTGGTCGGTGGGATCTGGTCCGATATCGGGGTGGGCCAGCTGCTTTTCCTCATCATCTTCGCGGTCGTGCTAGTCAGCGCCGTGTTGTGGCTGACCCGCTGGGTGAGCGCGCGGCTGGGTTTCGCGCGCCCCGACGTCATCGCCATCGAGTTCTGCGGATCGAAGAAGTCGCTGGCCACCGGCCTGCCGATGGCCTCGGTCATCTTCGCCACCGGCGGCGGGCAGCTGGGGCTGCTCATCCTACCGCTGATGATCTACCACCAGGTCCAGCTGATGGTCTGCTCGTGGCTGGCCGCCCGCTACGCCCGGCAAGACCCCGCGGCCGAGGCGCGTTAAACACCGGGAAGGCTAGGCACTAAACTTGGATGCCATGACTTCCGCAGAGAACTACGGCCCCGAGAAGGCGCTGCTCTACGTCAAGACCACGCTGAGCATCCCCGGCGCCGGCACGGCCATCCACGTGGCGGAGATGCAGCAGCTCGACGCCCGCAGCTGCCGCATCCACCGGCTGATCGCACAGACCCCGGACGGGCAGATCGCCGGCGCGGTCAGCGGGGCCAAGCGCGTCGGTAGCATCGACAAGCCCAACAGCATCGTGCCGCACCCGGACACCTACGCGTCCTACCCGGACATCGACACTGAGTACCTCGCCGCGGCGGACTTCGAGTCCCTCTGGGTCGAGGCGCAGCTGCGCTATCCGGGACTCTAAAAGACGAAGTTCACCAGCACCATGTAGACAGCGGTGCCGCCCAGGATGGACAGCCCGGACTCGCGCCGCCACAGGTGCAGGCCGGCAGTGACGGCCGCGCTCAGCAGGGCGGCCAGAATGCCGCCCGGGGCCGCAGATTGCCCGACGATGGTGTAGACAACCAAGACCACCATCACGCCGACCGGCATCGTCCGGCCCAGCACTCCGACCAGATCGCTGCCGCGCAGCGCCCGAACGAAGCTAAAGGGAATCTGCCGCAGCAGGACCGTGACGACGCAGACGGGAATGAGCACGGCCAGGATCGCAGTTAGGCTCACGCCAGCTGGCATTAGCGTTCACCTCCCGGCCCGCGGCGCCACTCGATGAGTTCGTCAAAGCGCGGGGAATACACGCGCGCCAGCAGGAAAAGGAAATAGGCGATCAAGGCCACCATGAGCACCTGGTTGGGGGTTATCACCACGGCCAGGACGCCTAGCAAGGCGGCGACCGCTGGCAGGGAAAAGTCCGGGTTGTTGCGGAAGGAGTCCAGCGCCAGCACCACAAAGAGGGCCACCAGCGCGAATTCCATCCCCTGCACGTTGTCCGGGATAGCCTGGCCTGCCAGCGCGCCCACCACGCCGCCGCCGACCCAGAGGAACTGGGCGAAGAGCTGGATGGTGAGAATGCGCCGCCCGGTCAGGGCGGAGTCGTGGGGCAGTGCCGAGACGATCGCGTAGGTCTCGTCCGTCAGCGCGTAGGTGGAGTAGACCTTCCCGCCCACCGAAGAGACGCGGTGCCGGGGGAAGCTTAACCCGTAGAAGATGTGGCGGAAGTTGACCATGAATCCGGTCAGCGCCGCGGAGACGGGACCTACCCCGGAGGTGACCATGCTGATGGCCAAAAACTCCATGGAGCCGGCGTAAATGGCGATGGAAAAGATAGGCGCCCACCACCAGTCGAAGCCGGTTTGGACGATCAGGACACCGAAGGCCAGGCCCAGGGGAACCAGGCCCAAGGCTACGGCCCAGGTGTCCTTCAATCCCTGACGAACATCAGCGTGCATGCGCCTATCGTAGCGGCGGCGGGCCCGCCGGCACCCAAAAAGGCGGAGAAATATTCTAGTTATCGTCCAAGTCGGCGGGGAAGGTGGAATACAGCGGCAGCGGCATCGGCTGGCGCTTCATGACGTCCGCCCACAGATCAGCCGGGCCGGGAGTCAACACGTCCTGGGCCAGCGCCGGGGCGACGAACCAGTCGCCGCGGTCGATCTCCTGCTGCAGCTGGCCTGGGGCCCACTCGGCGTAGCCGGCAAACAGCCGCATCCCGTCCAGAGTCTGCGCCAGAAACTCCGGGTCGGCGCGCATATCCACGTGCGCCAGCCGCGGGGCCAGGCGGCTGAGCTGCGGGTGATCCTCGAAGCGTACGCCCTGCTTGGTCATGCCCAAGCCCACCACGGACTGCTGGTTGAGCGGGCCGCCGATGTAGAGGGCCTGCGGCTTGGCGACCACCGGTAGGTACTCCGGCAGCACGTTGAAGACCGCCAGCTCACTGCGGGTCGTCAGGTTCACGCCGAAGGTCAGGTAGTCGTCGTGCTGGATGAGCAGGATGACCGAGCGGGCAAACTCGGCAGAGAACATGCCCGGGGCGGCTACCAGCAGTTGGCCGGGCCCCGGGTCGTTGCGTTCGAGGGCATTAAATAGTCGGTCCGCGTACATTAACTACCAGACTCCCACCAAGCACGTAGCTTTGCAATTGCTTCCTCGCGGGGCAGCGGGCCCTGCTCGAGGCGCAGTTCCTTCAAAAACGACCAGGCGCGGCCCACCTCGGGCCCCGGCTTCAGCCCCAGGATCTCCATGATCTCGTTGCCGTCTAGGTCCGGGCGCACGCGGGCCAGGTCTTCCTTTTCCTGGATCTCCTGGATGCGTTCCTCCAGGTGATCGTAGGTGCGCTGCAGGCGGCGTGCCTTGCGCTCGTTGCGCGTGGTGCAGTCCGCACGCACCAGCTTGTGCAGGCGCGGCAGCAGCGCGCCGGCGTCGGTGACGTAGCGGCGCACGGCGGAATCCGTCCACTGCCCCTCGCCGAAGCCGTGGAAGCGCATGTGCAGGTAGACCAGCTGCGCGATGTCCTGGGTCATGGCCTTCGGGAATTTCAGCGCGCGCAGACGCTTACGCACCAGCTTCGCGCCGACCACCTCGTGGTGGTGGAAGGTCACCTTGCCGCCGGTGGTGTCCCGGGTATCCGGCTTGCCGCAGTCGTGCAGCAGCGCCGCCCAGCGCAGGACCAGGTCGGGTCCGTCCTCCTCCTGATCCATCGCCTGCCGCATGACCTGCAGGGAATGGGCGTAGACGTCCTTGTGCTGGGCGTGCTCGTCTGGGGCCATGCGCATGGCGGGGATCTCGGGGATGACGATCTCGGCGATCCCGGTATCGACAAGCAGGTCGATGCCCACCCACGGCGCAGTGCCACCGACCAGCTTGTCCAACTCGACGCGGATGCGCTCGACGGTGATGCGCCGGATCTCGCCGGCCATGTCCTGCATGGCGCCGAAGACCCGGTCGGCGACGTGGAATTCCAGCTGGGAGGCAAAGCGGGCGGCGCGCAGCATGCGCAGCGGATCGTCGTGGAAGGAGATCTCCGGCGCGTCCGGGGTGTCGATGATTCCGGCGACGAGATCCTCCAGGCCGCCCAGCGGATCGTGGAATTCGCGGCCGCCGTCGGCCTTGAGCTCGACCGCCATGGCGTTGATCTTGAAATCGCGGCGGACCAGGTCCCCGGCCAGGGTGTCACCGTAGACGACTTCCGGGTTGCGCGAGTCGCCGTCGTAGGAGTCCGCGCGGAAGGTGGTGATTTCGATCTGCTGTCCGCGGTAGACCGCGGAGACGGTGCCGAAGGCGATGCCGGTGTCCCAGACCTTCTCGGCGTAGTCTTCCAAAATCTCCTGGACGACGTCAGGGCGGGCCGGGGTGGTGAAGTCGAGGTCATTGCCCAGGCGCCCCAGGAGGGCGTCCCGGACGGAACCACCTACCAGGTAGAGCGGAAAGCCGCGCTTAGCGAAGCGCTCCACGAGCCCGCTCAACAGGTCACTGAGTTGGGCAATCTCGGATTCTGCCCGCGCCATAACGCCAATTAGCTGAGTGTCCTGAAAATTCACGCACGTTAGTCTACTACGATTAACCAGGATGACTAACCACAACGAGGCCAGCCCGAAGGCCAGCAACACCAACGCCGCGCCCGGCGGCGAGCCTGCGGCTGCCACGGCAGGCGGGAGCGGTTCCGGCTCCTCGCGTCGCGGAGGTCGCGGTCGTTCGCGCCGGCGCGGCGGGGCCAAGTCGCGCCGCGGCGGGCGCGCGAACAACGCCCGCAAGGGCGGCAATAATACCCGCACCCATGCCAAGTCCCGCGGCGGACGCGGCGGCAACAACTCCCGGCGCCAGGCGGCGGCCAGCCACATGACCACCCGGGACGAGACCTCGGCCGGCGGGCTGGTGGTCTCCGGCCTCGCCGAGGCCGTCCACGACGGCGGCGAGGTGGATCTCACCCGCATCTACGTGGCGCTGATCGGCCGG from Corynebacterium confusum includes these protein-coding regions:
- a CDS encoding Rieske (2Fe-2S) protein is translated as MFLIGTATTFAGAYLAACGKQASAEIAATEIPVGSAVIVDNVIFAQPEEGLFKAYSQTCPHQGNPITEVEGSHVICTSHYTEYDITDGSVVSGPGRDPLEEISVEDDGTTVKTV
- a CDS encoding bile acid:sodium symporter family protein, producing the protein MLNALRRLDPLIVLIITAVMIAIVLPARGQFAEVFAVLTNIAIALLFFLYGARLSTREALAGLQHWRLHLTILAATFVLYPLIGMALRPLSFAVGDELYLGILYLTLVPSTVQSSVAFTSIARGNVAGSIVSASLSNLAGVILTPLLVMLCMGAGHGIHIDSSVFLEISLLLLLPFVLGQLTRRWVKNFAAHKATKVVDRGSIAMVVYSAFSSGVVGGIWSDIGVGQLLFLIIFAVVLVSAVLWLTRWVSARLGFARPDVIAIEFCGSKKSLATGLPMASVIFATGGGQLGLLILPLMIYHQVQLMVCSWLAARYARQDPAAEAR
- a CDS encoding branched-chain amino acid transporter permease; translated protein: MPAGVSLTAILAVLIPVCVVTVLLRQIPFSFVRALRGSDLVGVLGRTMPVGVMVVLVVYTIVGQSAAPGGILAALLSAAVTAGLHLWRRESGLSILGGTAVYMVLVNFVF
- a CDS encoding AzlC family ABC transporter permease; the encoded protein is MHADVRQGLKDTWAVALGLVPLGLAFGVLIVQTGFDWWWAPIFSIAIYAGSMEFLAISMVTSGVGPVSAALTGFMVNFRHIFYGLSFPRHRVSSVGGKVYSTYALTDETYAIVSALPHDSALTGRRILTIQLFAQFLWVGGGVVGALAGQAIPDNVQGMEFALVALFVVLALDSFRNNPDFSLPAVAALLGVLAVVITPNQVLMVALIAYFLFLLARVYSPRFDELIEWRRGPGGER
- a CDS encoding YqgE/AlgH family protein; this translates as MYADRLFNALERNDPGPGQLLVAAPGMFSAEFARSVILLIQHDDYLTFGVNLTTRSELAVFNVLPEYLPVVAKPQALYIGGPLNQQSVVGLGMTKQGVRFEDHPQLSRLAPRLAHVDMRADPEFLAQTLDGMRLFAGYAEWAPGQLQQEIDRGDWFVAPALAQDVLTPGPADLWADVMKRQPMPLPLYSTFPADLDDN
- a CDS encoding CCA tRNA nucleotidyltransferase; the encoded protein is MNFQDTQLIGVMARAESEIAQLSDLLSGLVERFAKRGFPLYLVGGSVRDALLGRLGNDLDFTTPARPDVVQEILEDYAEKVWDTGIAFGTVSAVYRGQQIEITTFRADSYDGDSRNPEVVYGDTLAGDLVRRDFKINAMAVELKADGGREFHDPLGGLEDLVAGIIDTPDAPEISFHDDPLRMLRAARFASQLEFHVADRVFGAMQDMAGEIRRITVERIRVELDKLVGGTAPWVGIDLLVDTGIAEIVIPEIPAMRMAPDEHAQHKDVYAHSLQVMRQAMDQEEDGPDLVLRWAALLHDCGKPDTRDTTGGKVTFHHHEVVGAKLVRKRLRALKFPKAMTQDIAQLVYLHMRFHGFGEGQWTDSAVRRYVTDAGALLPRLHKLVRADCTTRNERKARRLQRTYDHLEERIQEIQEKEDLARVRPDLDGNEIMEILGLKPGPEVGRAWSFLKELRLEQGPLPREEAIAKLRAWWESGS
- a CDS encoding NUDIX hydrolase; this translates as MTNHNEASPKASNTNAAPGGEPAAATAGGSGSGSSRRGGRGRSRRRGGAKSRRGGRANNARKGGNNTRTHAKSRGGRGGNNSRRQAAASHMTTRDETSAGGLVVSGLAEAVHDGGEVDLTRIYVALIGRLDRRGRLLWSMPKGHVEPGEPRHTTAEREVWEETGVRGEVFADLGTIDYWFVSDGVRIHKTVHHHLLRFADGILNDEDPEVTEVAWIPVSELIEHLAYADERKLARIAHDILPDMARQEAAAGKATPR